In one window of Sphingobacteriaceae bacterium DNA:
- a CDS encoding KamA family radical SAM protein gives MRYMTNIQQVQELAPEERDKLSAVTGEYVFRLSKYYHSLIDWDDPDDPIRHIVIPHLTELDEYGRLDPSDEAENYVAPGCQHKYGPTALLLVSEVCASYCRFCFRKRLFKEDVQEASLDVSEGIRYIAAHPEINNVLLTGGDPLLLSVRRLDEILRALREIPHVKIIRIGSKVPAFDPESISGNGDLLAMLARHTRADARIYVMAHFNHPRELTPQAVAAVDALMQAGVTVVNQTPLLRKINAQPQVLGELLSRLSWAGVTPYYVFQNRPVAGNAGFVVPLAEAYHIVEQAKNLTSGLGKRIKFVMSHSSGKIEVLAVEDGKIYLKYHQARNPADAGRFMVFDLPPGASWFDDLAPPR, from the coding sequence ATGCGCTATATGACCAACATCCAGCAAGTGCAGGAATTGGCCCCCGAGGAGCGGGACAAGCTCAGCGCGGTGACGGGCGAGTACGTCTTCCGCCTGAGCAAGTACTACCATTCACTGATCGACTGGGACGATCCCGACGACCCCATCCGCCACATCGTCATTCCCCATCTGACGGAACTGGACGAGTACGGGCGGCTGGATCCTTCCGACGAGGCGGAAAACTACGTGGCGCCCGGCTGCCAGCACAAGTACGGGCCGACGGCCCTGCTGCTGGTGTCGGAAGTGTGCGCCTCCTACTGCCGGTTCTGCTTCCGCAAGCGGCTGTTCAAGGAAGATGTCCAGGAGGCTTCCTTGGACGTTTCGGAAGGCATCCGCTACATAGCGGCCCACCCGGAAATCAACAACGTCCTGTTGACGGGCGGGGACCCGCTCCTGCTGTCGGTGCGGCGGCTGGACGAAATCCTCCGGGCCCTGCGGGAGATTCCCCATGTGAAGATCATCCGCATCGGCTCCAAGGTGCCCGCCTTCGACCCTGAAAGCATCTCGGGCAACGGGGACCTCCTGGCCATGCTGGCCCGCCACACCCGGGCCGACGCCCGGATATATGTGATGGCCCACTTCAACCATCCCCGGGAGTTGACGCCCCAAGCCGTCGCCGCCGTGGACGCCCTCATGCAGGCAGGGGTGACGGTGGTCAATCAGACGCCCCTGCTGCGCAAGATCAACGCCCAGCCCCAGGTCTTGGGAGAACTCCTCAGCCGCCTGTCGTGGGCCGGGGTAACCCCCTACTATGTCTTCCAAAACCGGCCCGTGGCCGGCAACGCCGGCTTCGTGGTGCCCCTGGCCGAGGCCTACCACATCGTGGAACAGGCCAAGAATCTGACCTCCGGCCTGGGCAAGCGCATCAAATTCGTCATGAGCCACAGCAGCGGCAAGATCGAAGTGCTGGCCGTGGAGGACGGGAAGATCTACCTCAAGTACCATCAGGCCCGCAACCCGGCCGACGCCGGGCGCTTCATGGTGTTTGACCTGCCTCCCGGCGCCTCCTGGTTCGATGACCTGGCGCCCCCTCGGTGA